In bacterium YEK0313, one genomic interval encodes:
- the linC_1 gene encoding 2,5-dichloro-2,5-cyclohexadiene-1,4-diol dehydrogenase yields the protein MSENTKDRSSRRLVLASAALGTAAGVAGLAGGLALGTASRPPRAAARGTARFADKVVLITGATSGIGRAAAKAFAAEGAKVAFCGRREELGRDVEAEIRWDGGEATYIRADVRVERDVEAFVAAAVARYGRLDVAFNNAGITLEKPLHELTAEEFDDVSHTNLRGAFLAIKYEVPHMIAGGGGSIVVTASSNAIATQARRAAYSASKRALIGLVQSAALDYAPHGIRVNALVPGTTDTALVRRAAGMENVPDAVWQVGAAQWAKSNVPGLGRMARPEEIAAFALTLASDEHAFMTGAALVIDGGKTAHA from the coding sequence ATGAGCGAAAATACCAAAGATCGCAGCAGCAGACGATTGGTCCTCGCTTCGGCCGCGCTCGGAACGGCGGCAGGGGTGGCGGGGCTCGCCGGCGGCCTCGCGCTCGGCACCGCATCGCGTCCGCCGCGGGCGGCGGCGCGTGGCACGGCGCGGTTTGCCGACAAGGTGGTGCTGATCACCGGGGCGACATCGGGCATTGGCCGTGCCGCCGCCAAGGCTTTCGCCGCCGAAGGCGCCAAGGTCGCCTTCTGCGGCCGCCGGGAGGAACTCGGCCGGGACGTCGAGGCGGAGATCCGCTGGGACGGAGGCGAGGCGACCTATATCCGGGCCGATGTCAGGGTCGAGCGCGATGTCGAGGCCTTCGTCGCCGCTGCGGTGGCGCGCTATGGCCGGCTCGACGTTGCCTTCAACAATGCCGGGATCACCCTGGAAAAGCCGCTGCACGAACTGACGGCGGAGGAATTCGACGATGTCAGCCATACCAATCTGCGCGGCGCGTTCCTGGCCATCAAATACGAGGTGCCGCATATGATCGCGGGCGGCGGCGGCAGCATCGTGGTGACCGCCTCCTCCAACGCCATTGCCACCCAGGCGCGCCGCGCGGCCTATTCGGCGAGCAAGCGGGCGCTGATCGGTCTCGTCCAGAGCGCGGCGCTCGACTATGCCCCGCATGGCATCCGCGTGAACGCCCTGGTGCCGGGCACGACCGACACGGCGCTGGTGCGCCGCGCGGCTGGCATGGAGAACGTGCCGGACGCGGTCTGGCAGGTCGGCGCGGCCCAATGGGCCAAGAGCAATGTGCCGGGCCTCGGGCGCATGGCGCGGCCGGAGGAGATTGCCGCTTTTGCGCTGACGCTGGCGTCAGACGAGCATGCCTTCATGACGGGAGCGGCCCTCGTCATCGACGGCGGCAAGACCGCTCACGCCTGA
- the sugE_1 gene encoding Quaternary ammonium compound-resistance protein SugE has product MAWVYLVLAGIFEIVWASFMKQSEGFSRLVPSVITIVTMIISFALLALAMRSLPLGTAYAIWTGIGAVGAFLVGVFVLGEAATLFRVASVSLILAGIVGLKLSTT; this is encoded by the coding sequence ATGGCATGGGTCTATCTGGTCCTGGCGGGCATCTTCGAGATCGTCTGGGCCTCCTTCATGAAGCAGTCCGAGGGTTTTTCGCGCCTCGTGCCGAGCGTGATCACCATCGTGACCATGATCATCAGCTTCGCGCTGCTGGCGCTCGCCATGCGCTCGCTGCCGCTCGGCACGGCCTACGCGATCTGGACGGGCATCGGCGCCGTCGGTGCCTTCCTGGTCGGCGTCTTCGTCCTGGGTGAAGCCGCCACCCTGTTCCGGGTCGCCAGCGTCTCGCTGATTCTCGCGGGCATTGTCGGCCTGAAGCTGTCGACCACCTGA
- the mrcA_1 gene encoding Penicillin-binding protein 1A yields MTDLPPGGGWGEAARRFFLDLDARLTDGAWRLAGLIGRGWERLADLSDRVQVYGWKRFAAELLSEGATLGALGMVVLLTAAIPAFRETTDGDWLKKSELSVVFQDRYGNEVGRRGIRHNDSVPLDDFPDHMIKAVLATEDRRFFEHYGIDVIGTLRAVMTNARAGGVVQGGSTITQQLAKNLFLTNERSIERKIKEAFLALWLETRATKAEILKAYLDRAYMGGGAFGAEAAAEYYFGKSVRDVTLAEAAMLAGLFKAPTRFAPHANLPAARARANTVLDNLVEAGFMTEGQVFGARRNPATPMDRKDEAVPNYYLDYAFDDVKRLVAQTPALTDRVLTVRTGLDLAVQRQTELAVETVLRQYGNEYGASQAAVVLMDVDGTMRAIVGGRDYGASQFNRATEAMRQPGSSFKPIVYGTALREGLITSRSIVVDRPICLGNWCPQNYGRSFSGRTTVMSALVRSINSIPVILTQQMGRGDSRIGRQKIIQTAREMGITRPLTDSAPLPIGAAEVTLMELTTAYATFASGGRSVTPHAAVEIRNSHGDVVWRADRDMPARRQVFSAPVATDMNAMLVGVVESGTGRRAQVEGVQVAGKTGTTNSYRDALFIGFSSQYAAGIWFGNDDYSETNRMTGGSLPAMTFSRVMTAAHQGLERRPVFGQPDTSRPHAPPAAGTAAPAAGLSERPQVLSRRSQAVLGRIERLMRDAWEAPLRPGPVSAVDLQPPLLR; encoded by the coding sequence GTGACCGATTTGCCACCCGGCGGGGGTTGGGGAGAGGCCGCAAGGCGCTTTTTCCTCGATCTCGACGCACGGTTGACCGATGGGGCCTGGCGCCTCGCCGGTCTGATCGGGCGCGGCTGGGAGCGGCTTGCCGACCTCTCCGACCGGGTTCAGGTCTATGGCTGGAAGCGGTTTGCCGCCGAACTCCTGTCGGAAGGCGCGACGCTCGGCGCGCTCGGCATGGTGGTGCTGCTCACCGCCGCCATTCCCGCCTTCCGGGAGACCACCGATGGCGACTGGCTGAAAAAAAGCGAACTGTCGGTCGTGTTCCAGGACCGCTACGGCAACGAGGTCGGCCGGCGCGGCATCCGCCACAACGATTCGGTGCCGCTCGACGATTTTCCCGATCACATGATCAAGGCCGTGCTCGCCACCGAGGATCGCCGCTTCTTCGAGCATTACGGCATCGACGTGATCGGCACCTTGCGCGCCGTCATGACCAATGCGCGCGCCGGCGGCGTCGTGCAGGGCGGCTCCACCATCACCCAGCAGCTCGCCAAAAATCTGTTCCTGACCAACGAACGCTCGATCGAGCGCAAGATCAAGGAGGCGTTTCTGGCGCTGTGGCTGGAAACGCGCGCGACCAAGGCCGAGATCCTCAAGGCCTATCTCGACCGCGCCTATATGGGCGGCGGCGCCTTCGGTGCCGAAGCCGCCGCCGAATATTATTTCGGCAAGTCGGTGCGCGACGTGACGCTGGCCGAAGCCGCCATGCTCGCCGGCCTGTTCAAGGCGCCGACCCGCTTCGCCCCGCATGCCAACCTGCCGGCCGCCCGCGCCCGCGCCAATACCGTGCTCGACAACCTGGTCGAGGCCGGCTTCATGACCGAGGGCCAGGTGTTCGGCGCGCGCCGCAACCCGGCAACGCCGATGGACCGCAAGGACGAGGCGGTGCCCAACTATTATCTCGACTATGCCTTCGACGACGTGAAACGTCTGGTCGCGCAGACGCCGGCGCTCACCGACCGGGTGCTGACGGTGCGCACCGGGCTGGATCTCGCCGTCCAGCGCCAGACCGAGCTCGCGGTCGAGACGGTCCTGCGCCAGTACGGCAACGAATATGGCGCCTCCCAGGCGGCCGTCGTGCTGATGGACGTCGACGGCACGATGCGCGCCATCGTCGGTGGCCGGGACTATGGCGCGAGCCAGTTCAACCGCGCGACCGAAGCCATGCGCCAGCCCGGCTCCTCGTTCAAGCCGATCGTCTATGGCACGGCGCTGCGCGAAGGCCTGATCACCTCCCGCTCGATCGTGGTCGACCGGCCCATCTGCCTGGGCAACTGGTGCCCGCAGAACTATGGCCGCAGCTTTTCCGGCCGGACCACGGTCATGTCCGCCCTGGTGCGCTCGATCAACAGCATTCCGGTCATCCTGACCCAGCAGATGGGCCGGGGCGACTCGCGCATCGGCCGGCAGAAGATCATCCAGACTGCGCGCGAAATGGGCATCACCCGGCCGCTCACCGATTCCGCGCCGCTGCCGATCGGCGCCGCCGAGGTGACGTTGATGGAACTGACCACGGCCTATGCCACCTTCGCCTCGGGCGGGCGCAGCGTGACACCCCATGCCGCCGTCGAGATCCGCAATTCGCACGGCGACGTGGTCTGGCGCGCCGACCGGGACATGCCGGCACGCCGGCAGGTCTTCTCTGCGCCCGTTGCGACCGACATGAACGCCATGCTGGTCGGCGTGGTCGAATCCGGCACCGGCCGGCGCGCCCAGGTGGAGGGCGTCCAGGTGGCCGGCAAGACGGGCACCACCAACTCCTACCGCGACGCCCTGTTCATCGGCTTTTCGAGCCAATATGCCGCCGGCATCTGGTTCGGCAATGACGACTATTCGGAAACCAACCGGATGACCGGCGGTTCGCTGCCTGCCATGACCTTCAGCCGGGTGATGACCGCAGCGCATCAGGGACTGGAACGCCGGCCGGTCTTCGGGCAACCGGACACCAGCCGGCCGCACGCGCCGCCCGCCGCGGGCACGGCCGCGCCGGCCGCCGGCCTGTCCGAGAGGCCGCAGGTTCTCTCGCGCCGCTCGCAGGCCGTTCTCGGCCGGATCGAGCGGCTGATGCGCGATGCCTGGGAGGCGCCGCTGCGGCCGGGCCCGGTCTCCGCCGTCGACCTCCAGCCGCCGCTCCTGCGCTGA
- the tlp gene encoding Trypsin-like protease precursor yields the protein MRFLVLALALMPASPALAVIGGTPLSSSDPVASQTVMISGGNGFCSGAVVGERLVLTAAHCVEGSPRLAVLVFGPNRQPILNEITARTIHPAYRRADWQNRRTAVDLAVVRTAEPIGQGRRIAGLSAAPLPAAGATIRLVGYGPVAEGDGASAGVLRAAALTVTGRPSSYQVRLTAPAGARRGACTGDSGGPVFATEAGQPVVAGIVSWSTGQGTARCGTLTGTVPVAPHRRWIEETIQGLGAQR from the coding sequence GTGCGGTTCCTGGTTCTTGCTCTGGCATTGATGCCTGCCAGCCCCGCCCTGGCTGTGATCGGCGGCACACCCCTGTCGTCATCCGACCCCGTCGCCAGCCAGACCGTGATGATTTCGGGCGGCAATGGCTTCTGCTCGGGCGCAGTCGTCGGCGAACGGCTGGTGCTGACCGCGGCCCATTGCGTCGAAGGCAGCCCGCGGCTCGCCGTCCTGGTGTTCGGACCGAACCGCCAGCCGATTCTCAACGAGATCACCGCCCGCACGATCCATCCGGCCTATCGGCGCGCCGACTGGCAGAACCGGCGCACGGCGGTGGACCTCGCGGTGGTGCGCACGGCCGAACCGATCGGCCAAGGCCGCCGGATCGCCGGCCTCAGCGCCGCGCCCCTGCCGGCGGCGGGCGCGACCATTCGCCTCGTCGGCTACGGGCCGGTCGCAGAGGGTGATGGCGCCAGCGCGGGCGTGCTGCGCGCAGCGGCCCTCACGGTCACCGGCCGGCCGTCGAGCTATCAGGTCCGGCTCACCGCGCCAGCCGGCGCGCGGCGCGGCGCCTGCACCGGCGATTCCGGCGGCCCCGTCTTTGCGACCGAAGCCGGCCAGCCGGTGGTTGCCGGCATCGTCAGCTGGAGCACCGGGCAAGGCACGGCCCGCTGCGGAACCCTGACGGGGACCGTCCCCGTCGCCCCTCACCGCCGCTGGATCGAGGAGACGATTCAGGGTCTTGGAGCGCAACGATGA
- the betI_1 gene encoding HTH-type transcriptional regulator BetI, with product MTDCRNSPPAPSGPEKRPSYHHGTLQAALIEATDAILMESGIEGFTLRAAARRAGVSPAAPAHHFGSAAGLLTEVAIRGYEDLASALLADAPADADPTNALRAMGVAYVRFAMTYPGRFKLMYRKDLLLESEALHNAAHVSLELVELHVQRYLGRTPGTPLDRSAEALVLGCWSSAHGFAQLAIEGRLAEKAGPLDMAAYVDAIVPEVMAMLLPARPVGGT from the coding sequence ATGACCGATTGTCGCAATTCGCCGCCTGCCCCCTCCGGCCCGGAGAAGCGGCCGTCCTATCACCACGGGACATTGCAGGCGGCCCTGATCGAAGCGACCGACGCCATTCTCATGGAAAGCGGCATCGAAGGCTTCACGCTGCGGGCCGCGGCCCGGCGGGCCGGCGTCTCGCCGGCAGCGCCCGCCCATCATTTCGGCAGTGCCGCGGGGCTGCTGACCGAGGTCGCCATCCGCGGCTATGAGGATCTCGCATCGGCGCTGCTGGCGGACGCCCCCGCCGACGCCGATCCGACGAACGCGCTCAGAGCCATGGGCGTTGCCTATGTCCGCTTCGCCATGACCTATCCCGGCCGCTTCAAGCTGATGTACCGCAAGGATCTGCTGCTGGAATCCGAGGCGCTGCACAACGCCGCGCATGTCAGCCTGGAACTCGTCGAGCTCCATGTGCAGCGCTATCTCGGCCGGACGCCCGGCACACCGCTCGACCGGTCGGCGGAAGCCCTGGTGCTGGGCTGCTGGTCCTCGGCCCATGGCTTCGCGCAGCTTGCCATCGAAGGCCGGCTTGCCGAAAAGGCCGGACCGTTGGACATGGCAGCCTATGTCGACGCCATCGTGCCGGAGGTGATGGCGATGCTGCTGCCGGCGAGGCCGGTCGGCGGGACATAG
- a CDS encoding Trypsin codes for MNQFMRSISLAGMVAGAVLAASAPAQAIIGGRVVPPSDPLARSSVLIVTGDANGCTGTLVGPRSVLTASHCVRGARVAVVAFIRGGRIVALTPVLAAAGHPGVRGPTGGNAPIDVAVLTIRDLPPPGFGPARVGGREPQQGSRVTIAGFGRPRLESMRSGGELRRVELPVIQRSPSGYTALGVPGLFETGRAPSACQGDSGGPALSGGHVVGVVSLVSGPTETRGCGFLTIAMPVVSIAPWIRGAIASGESRAPANPRVATLPPPRAPEREGLPPWARLDK; via the coding sequence ATGAATCAGTTCATGAGGTCGATCAGCCTGGCGGGCATGGTTGCAGGCGCCGTGCTGGCGGCGAGCGCCCCGGCGCAGGCGATCATCGGCGGACGCGTCGTTCCGCCGTCCGATCCCCTCGCCCGCTCCTCCGTGCTGATCGTCACGGGCGATGCCAATGGCTGCACGGGTACGCTGGTCGGCCCCCGCAGCGTGTTGACCGCCTCGCATTGCGTGCGCGGCGCCCGGGTTGCGGTCGTCGCCTTCATCCGCGGCGGCCGGATCGTGGCGCTGACCCCGGTCCTCGCTGCCGCCGGCCATCCCGGTGTGCGCGGCCCGACCGGTGGCAATGCGCCGATCGATGTCGCTGTCCTCACCATCCGCGACCTGCCGCCGCCCGGCTTCGGGCCCGCCCGCGTCGGCGGGCGCGAGCCGCAGCAAGGTTCGCGCGTCACCATTGCCGGCTTCGGCCGGCCGCGGCTCGAAAGCATGCGCAGCGGCGGCGAATTGCGGCGCGTCGAACTCCCGGTCATCCAGCGTTCGCCTTCGGGCTATACTGCGCTCGGCGTGCCTGGCCTGTTCGAGACCGGCCGGGCACCATCCGCCTGCCAGGGCGATTCCGGCGGGCCGGCCTTGTCGGGCGGCCATGTCGTCGGTGTCGTCAGCCTGGTATCGGGCCCGACCGAAACGCGCGGCTGCGGCTTCCTGACGATCGCCATGCCCGTCGTCTCGATCGCGCCCTGGATCCGCGGCGCCATTGCCTCGGGCGAAAGCCGTGCTCCGGCCAATCCGCGTGTCGCGACCCTGCCGCCGCCCCGCGCGCCGGAGCGCGAAGGCTTGCCGCCCTGGGCGCGGCTCGACAAGTAA
- the phoQ_1 gene encoding Sensor protein PhoQ, whose translation MPAVRAPSLARRLFVLALTFAVVLLTITGLVLAQVNRDAVERGFDRRLGVYVKLLIADVAGAADDPQIQIGANLGEPLFELPQSGWYWQVTRVDGGRSDVRASRSLFEGRLPSLGPGPIPEGPTRSREGYVAGPTGQRLRAAERTIELGEDGEFVVMVAGDADEITGAVSQFNLTLIVTLVLLGIGMVVAALLQVRVGLTPLKRLVGGLSAIRTGEREHLEGTFPAEIAPLAREVNALIDTNKEIVERARTHVGNLAHALKTPISVIQNEAAGRADPLAVKVGEQVGIMRDQVNHHLERARVAARVQVATTTVPVAEVVGGLARTMEKIHRDRELKVTADVPAGLTFRGERHDLEEMVGNLVDNACKWADRRVLVTVRPEAAMSAADRAFFTVTIDDDGPGLSAADREAVGRRGKRLDETKPGTGLGLSIASELAALYGGRLMLDAAPLGGLRAILRLPTV comes from the coding sequence GTGCCCGCCGTCCGCGCCCCCTCGCTCGCGCGGCGCCTGTTCGTCCTGGCTCTGACCTTCGCGGTCGTGCTTCTGACCATTACCGGCCTCGTGCTGGCGCAGGTCAATCGCGACGCGGTCGAGCGCGGCTTCGACCGGCGCCTCGGCGTCTATGTCAAGCTGCTGATCGCCGATGTCGCGGGCGCCGCCGACGATCCCCAGATCCAGATCGGCGCCAATCTCGGCGAGCCTCTGTTCGAACTGCCGCAATCGGGCTGGTACTGGCAGGTCACCCGTGTCGATGGCGGGCGCAGCGATGTGCGCGCCTCGCGCTCGCTGTTCGAGGGCCGGCTGCCGAGCCTCGGGCCGGGGCCGATCCCCGAAGGGCCGACGCGCTCGCGCGAGGGTTATGTCGCCGGCCCGACCGGGCAGCGGCTGCGGGCCGCGGAACGCACCATCGAGCTCGGCGAAGACGGCGAATTCGTCGTCATGGTGGCCGGCGACGCCGACGAGATCACCGGCGCGGTCAGCCAGTTCAACCTCACCTTGATCGTCACGCTGGTCCTGCTCGGCATCGGCATGGTCGTGGCGGCGCTGCTGCAGGTGCGCGTCGGCCTGACGCCGCTGAAGCGGCTGGTCGGCGGCCTCAGCGCCATCCGGACCGGCGAAAGGGAACACCTGGAAGGCACGTTCCCGGCCGAGATCGCGCCGCTCGCTCGCGAGGTCAACGCGCTCATCGACACCAACAAGGAGATCGTCGAGCGCGCGCGGACCCATGTCGGCAATCTCGCCCATGCCTTGAAGACGCCGATCTCGGTGATCCAGAACGAGGCGGCGGGGCGTGCCGACCCGCTGGCGGTGAAGGTGGGCGAACAGGTCGGCATCATGCGCGATCAGGTCAACCACCACCTGGAGCGCGCGCGTGTCGCGGCGCGCGTCCAGGTCGCCACCACGACGGTGCCGGTGGCGGAGGTGGTCGGCGGGCTCGCCCGCACCATGGAGAAGATCCATCGCGACCGCGAACTGAAGGTGACTGCCGACGTGCCCGCGGGCCTGACCTTCCGCGGCGAACGCCATGACCTGGAGGAAATGGTCGGCAATCTCGTCGACAATGCCTGCAAATGGGCGGATCGGCGGGTGCTCGTCACCGTGCGGCCGGAGGCTGCCATGTCGGCCGCCGACCGGGCCTTCTTCACCGTGACCATCGACGATGACGGGCCCGGCCTGTCGGCTGCCGACCGCGAGGCCGTCGGCCGGCGTGGCAAGCGCCTCGACGAGACCAAGCCCGGCACCGGGCTCGGCCTCTCCATCGCCTCGGAACTCGCGGCCCTCTATGGCGGGCGGCTGATGCTGGATGCGGCGCCGCTCGGGGGGCTTCGCGCCATCCTGCGCCTGCCGACCGTCTGA
- the rpsU_1 gene encoding 30S ribosomal protein S21 translates to MQVLVRDNNVDQALKALKRKMQREGIFREMKQRTAYEKPSERKAREKAEAVRRARKLARKQAVREGLIAAPKPKPRPARPPRPAPVASTETAKT, encoded by the coding sequence ATGCAGGTTCTGGTTCGCGACAACAATGTCGACCAGGCGCTCAAGGCCCTGAAGCGCAAGATGCAGCGCGAAGGTATCTTCCGCGAGATGAAGCAGCGCACGGCCTATGAGAAGCCGTCGGAGCGCAAGGCGCGCGAAAAGGCGGAAGCCGTGCGCCGGGCCCGCAAGCTCGCGCGCAAGCAGGCCGTCCGCGAGGGCCTCATCGCCGCACCGAAGCCGAAGCCCCGTCCGGCGCGGCCGCCGCGCCCGGCTCCGGTCGCCAGCACCGAGACCGCCAAGACCTGA
- the phoP_1 gene encoding Virulence transcriptional regulatory protein PhoP: MRLLVVEDDPDLNRQIFTALTDAGYVVDRAFDGEEGYYLGDSEPYDAVVLDIGLPKMDGISVLEQWRRSGRTMPVLILTARDRWSDKVQGFDAGADDYVAKPFHMEEVLARLRALLRRVAGQATNEFNCGPVRLDARAGRVTVDGNPIKLTSHEYRLLAYLMHQQGKVVSRTELVEHIYDQDFDRDSNTIEVFIGRLRKKLGVDVIQTVRGLGYILQPPEAA; encoded by the coding sequence GTGCGACTGCTCGTCGTCGAGGACGATCCGGATCTCAACCGGCAGATATTCACCGCCCTGACCGACGCCGGCTATGTCGTCGACCGCGCCTTCGACGGGGAGGAGGGCTACTACCTCGGCGATTCCGAACCCTACGACGCGGTGGTGCTTGATATCGGCCTGCCCAAGATGGACGGCATCTCGGTGCTGGAGCAGTGGCGCCGGTCCGGCCGGACCATGCCGGTGCTGATCCTGACGGCCCGCGACCGCTGGTCAGACAAGGTGCAGGGGTTCGACGCCGGGGCCGACGATTATGTCGCCAAGCCCTTCCACATGGAGGAGGTGCTGGCGCGCCTGCGCGCGCTGCTCAGGCGCGTGGCCGGCCAGGCGACCAACGAGTTCAATTGCGGCCCGGTGCGGCTCGATGCGCGCGCCGGCCGGGTGACCGTGGACGGCAACCCGATCAAGCTCACGTCGCACGAATACCGCCTGCTGGCCTATCTCATGCACCAGCAGGGCAAGGTGGTGTCGCGGACGGAACTCGTCGAGCATATCTACGATCAGGATTTCGATCGCGATTCCAATACGATCGAGGTCTTCATCGGGCGCCTGCGCAAGAAGCTGGGCGTCGATGTGATCCAGACCGTGCGCGGCCTCGGCTATATCCTCCAGCCGCCCGAGGCGGCCTGA
- a CDS encoding Nitronate monooxygenase, producing MPIVTPLTERLGLDIPVLLAPMAGVSGGALAAAVSNAGGLGFIGGGYADRDWLASQIEAAGNTAVGVGFITWALARDPDLLALTLARRPRALFLSFGAVEAFAGRIKAAGVALVVQVQTVADARRAAAAGADVIVAQGTEAGGHGSSRATLPLVPAVVDAVGGIPVAAAGGIGDGRGLAAALALGAGGAVCGTAFFAASEALSHPNAKRAAVEASGDDTIRGSVFDVARGIDWPKPWTMRTLANGFSRQWHGDLPGLQANLAAEQARYEQARQAGNTDIAAVIIGEGADMVRAVEPAEAIVRRITAEAEQALARGADLVRAGR from the coding sequence ATGCCTATCGTCACGCCTCTGACGGAACGGCTCGGCCTCGACATTCCCGTCCTCCTCGCCCCGATGGCCGGCGTGAGCGGCGGGGCATTGGCGGCGGCGGTGAGCAATGCCGGCGGGCTCGGCTTCATCGGCGGCGGCTATGCCGACCGCGACTGGCTCGCCAGCCAGATCGAAGCGGCCGGCAATACCGCGGTCGGTGTCGGCTTCATCACCTGGGCGCTCGCCCGCGATCCGGACCTGCTCGCGCTGACGCTGGCCCGCCGGCCGCGCGCGCTGTTTCTGTCATTCGGCGCGGTCGAAGCCTTTGCGGGACGGATCAAGGCGGCAGGCGTCGCGCTGGTCGTCCAGGTCCAGACGGTCGCCGATGCCCGCCGCGCCGCGGCGGCCGGCGCCGATGTGATCGTCGCCCAGGGCACGGAGGCCGGCGGGCACGGATCGAGCCGCGCCACCCTGCCCCTGGTGCCTGCCGTGGTCGACGCGGTCGGCGGCATACCGGTCGCGGCGGCGGGCGGCATCGGCGACGGGCGCGGACTGGCGGCCGCCCTGGCATTGGGTGCCGGCGGCGCCGTCTGCGGCACGGCCTTCTTTGCGGCGAGCGAAGCGCTCAGCCACCCCAATGCCAAGCGGGCGGCGGTCGAGGCATCGGGCGACGACACGATCCGCGGCTCCGTGTTCGATGTCGCGCGCGGCATCGATTGGCCGAAGCCCTGGACCATGCGGACGCTCGCCAACGGCTTCAGCCGGCAGTGGCATGGCGATCTTCCGGGATTGCAGGCCAATCTCGCCGCGGAGCAGGCCCGCTACGAACAGGCACGCCAGGCCGGGAATACCGACATCGCCGCGGTCATCATCGGCGAAGGCGCCGACATGGTCCGGGCGGTCGAGCCCGCCGAGGCGATCGTCCGGCGCATCACGGCTGAGGCCGAGCAGGCGCTGGCCCGGGGCGCCGACCTCGTCCGCGCCGGCCGCTGA
- the ccmE gene encoding Cytochrome c-type biogenesis protein CcmE — MTRKQRRLTLIGLALGVLGLAAGLVLYALSGSITLFNSPTDVVVRAIQPGQRIRLGGLVETGSVERGDRLQVRFKVTDGQNAVAVSYTGVLPDLFREGQGVVVEGVVEPGRHFRADSVLARHDENYMPKEVADSLRQQGHWRPGEPAAAGNATGTSATR; from the coding sequence ATGACCCGCAAGCAGCGCCGCCTCACTTTGATCGGACTGGCACTCGGCGTCCTCGGCCTCGCCGCCGGCCTCGTGCTCTACGCGCTGTCCGGTTCGATCACCCTGTTCAATTCGCCGACCGACGTCGTGGTCCGCGCGATCCAGCCCGGCCAGCGCATCCGCCTCGGCGGCCTGGTCGAGACCGGCTCGGTCGAGCGCGGCGACCGCCTGCAGGTGCGCTTCAAGGTCACCGACGGCCAGAACGCCGTCGCCGTGTCCTATACCGGCGTGCTGCCGGACCTGTTCCGCGAAGGGCAAGGGGTCGTGGTCGAAGGCGTGGTCGAGCCCGGCAGGCACTTCCGGGCCGACAGCGTGCTCGCCCGCCACGACGAGAACTACATGCCGAAAGAGGTTGCCGACAGCCTGCGCCAGCAGGGACACTGGCGGCCCGGCGAGCCGGCGGCGGCCGGTAACGCCACCGGCACCAGTGCGACGAGGTAA
- a CDS encoding Sulfite exporter TauE/SafE: MEYLLVLTVGLVAGTVSGVIGTGSTIMLAPVLAYSFGPLEAVPIMAVASILANVSRILAWWREVDWRAFAAYAAAGAPAAALGARTLVAIPARVADIAIGLFLIAMIPVRRWFAARRLRFGLWHLVVAGALIGYLTGIVVATGPISVPVFMSYGLTGGAFLGTESAGSLAIYVAKVLSFRQFGALPAEIVVKGLITGSSLMAGSFLAKRLVQTIDAEHFRFMLDGLMLLSGLAMLWAAWTH; this comes from the coding sequence ATGGAATACCTTCTCGTGCTCACGGTTGGACTGGTCGCCGGAACGGTGAGCGGCGTCATCGGCACCGGCTCCACCATCATGCTCGCACCGGTGCTCGCCTATAGTTTCGGCCCGCTCGAAGCCGTGCCGATCATGGCGGTCGCGTCCATCCTCGCCAATGTCTCGCGCATTCTCGCCTGGTGGCGCGAGGTCGACTGGCGTGCCTTTGCCGCCTATGCCGCGGCCGGCGCGCCGGCCGCGGCGCTCGGCGCCCGCACGCTGGTCGCCATCCCCGCGCGTGTCGCGGACATTGCCATCGGCCTGTTCCTCATCGCGATGATCCCGGTCCGGCGCTGGTTCGCCGCGCGCAGGCTCCGCTTCGGCCTGTGGCATCTTGTGGTGGCCGGCGCACTGATCGGCTATCTCACCGGCATTGTCGTGGCGACCGGACCGATCTCGGTGCCGGTCTTCATGTCCTATGGGCTGACGGGTGGGGCTTTCCTTGGCACGGAGTCCGCCGGGTCGCTCGCCATCTACGTCGCCAAGGTGCTGTCATTCCGCCAGTTTGGGGCGCTGCCGGCCGAGATCGTGGTCAAGGGCCTCATCACCGGCTCGTCGCTGATGGCCGGCTCGTTCCTGGCCAAGCGTCTCGTGCAGACAATCGATGCCGAGCATTTCCGCTTCATGCTTGATGGGCTGATGCTGTTGTCCGGGCTCGCCATGCTCTGGGCCGCCTGGACCCATTGA